From a single Leishmania infantum JPCM5 genome chromosome 36 genomic region:
- a CDS encoding putative adenylate kinase: MPLFIILFGPPGSGKGTVSHLLVKEYGFVHLSAGNLLREEVLKKSPLGLRCAEIMSEGSLIPDELVVDLVCNRLSEPAVQKHGILLDGFPRTLRQAEVLRARGFKFDMMILLDVSPEILLNRCLSRRLDPVTGRIYNLKSDPPSPDVVDRLQIRSDDTKEKHERRMQIYNSQKATLIAHYSDIIIEIDADPEINVVFKELQKKINKRLQGTTTQVPLAKL; this comes from the coding sequence ATGCCGCTGTTTATCATTCTGTTTGGCCCCCCTGGCAGCGGAAAGGGGACGGTGAGCCATCTGCTCGTGAAAGAGTACGGATTTGTCCACTTGAGTGCCGGTAATCTGCTACGCGAAGAAGTGCTCAAAAAGTCTCCGCTAGGGCTGAGGTGTGCAGAAATCATGTCCGAAGGGTCCCTGATCCCGGACGAGCTCGTCGTCGACCTCGTGTGCAACCGACTGAGTGAGCCGGCTGTGCAGAAGCACGGCATCTTGCTTGACGGCTTTCCACGGACCCTGCGGCAGGCAGAGGTGCTCAGGGCGCGCGGCTTCAAGTTTGACATGATGATTTTGCTGGACGTGTCGCCGGAGATTTTGCTCAACCGATGCCTTTCCCGTCGCCTCGACCCGGTGACGGGGCGCATTTACAACCTCAAGAGCGACCCGCCTTCGCCGGACGTTGTGGACCGTCTTCAGATCCGCTCTGACGACACGAAAGAGAAGCACGAGCGTCGCATGCAGATCTACAACAGTCAGAAGGCAACTCTCATCGCTCATTACTCTGACATCATTATTGAGATCGATGCGGACCCGGAGATCAACGTAGTCTTCAAGGAGCTGCAAAAGAAAATCAACAAGCGGTTGCAGGGCACCACCACGCAGGTCCCTCTGGCAAAGCTGTAG
- a CDS encoding putative Transitional endoplasmic reticulum ATPase, giving the protein MADAVGNTNSKVKLNKLIVEEPYNDDNSVVSLNPKRMEELNIFRGDTVLVKGKKHRSTVCIAMEDDECPPEKIKMNKVARRNIRIHLGDTIRIVPCKDVPYGNRVHLLPIDDTVENLTGDLFENFLKPYFLESYRPVKKGDSFVCRGAMRSVEFKVVEVDPGDYCIVSPDTIIHSEGDPIHREDEEALDGVGYDDIWWLPQAAEPDPRDGRAAHSPPRAVQEQLLTLMDGMKSRSQVIVMAATNRPNTIDPALRRFGRFDRELDIGVPDETGRLEIIRIHTKNMKLADDIDLEKVAKDSHGFVGADLAQLCTEAAMQCIREKLSIIDWEDDTIDVEVMNAMCVTQEHFREAMAKTNPSALRETQVETPNVVWEDVGGLLDVKRELQELVQYPVEYPWKFEKYGMSPPKGVLFYGPPGCGKTLLAKAIATECQANFISIKGPELLTMWFGESEANVRDVFDKARAAAPCVLFFDELDSVAKSRGAHGDGGASDRVINQILTEMDGMNVKKNVFIIGATNRPDVLDPAIMRPGRLDQLIYIPLPDKASRVAIIKASFRKSPLASDVDVDQIAAATHGFSGADLSGICQRACKMAIRESINKEIQLEELKKIGQLDENADIDPVPEITRAHVEEAMRGARRSVSDADIRRYDMFKTSLQQSRTFGASNPPPAEAGAPAGSGAPPPADDDDLYS; this is encoded by the exons ATGGCGGACGCTGTTGGGAACACAAACTCGAAGGTGAAGCTAAACAAGCTGATCGTCGAGGAGCCGTACAATGATGACAACAGTGTTGTATCGCTGAACCCGAAGCGGATGGAGGAGCTGAACATCTTCCGCGGTGACACCGTTCTCGTGAAGGGCAAGAAacaccgcagcaccgtctgcATCGCGATGGAGGACGACGAGTGCCCGCCGGAGAAAATCAAGATGAACAAAGTCGCGCGCCGCAACATCCGCATTCACCTCGGCGACACCATTCGCATCGTGCCCTGCAAGGATGTTCCATACGGAAACCGCGTTCACCTGCTGCCAATCGATGACACAGTGGAGAACCTCACTGGTGACTTGTTCGAGAACTTCTTGAAGCCATACTTTTTGGAGTCGTACCGGCCTGTGAAGAAGGGCGACTCCTTTGTCTGCCGTGGCGCTATGCGCTCTGTGGAATTCAAGGTAGTGGAGGTGGACCCGGGTGATTACTGCATCGTGTCGCCGGACACAATCATCCATTCCGAGGGTGATCCGATCCATcgagaggacgaggaggcgcttgACGGAGTCGGCTACGACGACAT TTGGTGGTTGCCGCAAGCAGCTGAACCAGATCCGAGAGATGGTCGAGCTGCCCATTCGCCACCCAGAGCTGTTCAAGAACAACTTCTAACCCTAATGGACGGCATGAAATCGCGCTCGCAGGTGAtcgtgatggcggcgacgaaCCGCCCGAACACCATCGATCCAGCCTTGCGCCGTTTTGGCCGCTTCGACCGCGAGCTCGACATCGGCGTGCCGGACGAGACTGGCCGCTTGGAGATCATTCGTATCCACACCAAGAACATGAAGCTGGCCGACGACATTGATCTGGAGAAGGTGGCAAAGGACTCGCACGGCTTTGTCGGCGCCGATTTGGCGCAGCTCTGCACCGAGGCCGCCATGCAGTGCATTCGCGAGAAGCTGTCCATCATCGACTGGGAGGACGACACCATCGATGTCGAGGTGATGAACGCGATGTGTGTAACGCAGGAGCACTTTCGCGAGGCCATGGCGAAGACGAACCCgtccgcgctgcgcgagacACAGGTGGAAACGCCGAACGTCGTCTGGGAGGATGTGggcggcctcctcgacgtcaagcgcgagctgcaggagctggtgCAGTACCCCGTCGAGTACCCGTGGAAGTTTGAGAAGTACGGCATGTCGCCGCCGAAGGGTGTCCTCTTCTACGGCCCACCCGGTTGCGGTAAGACGCTGCTGGCCAAGGCGATTGCGACGGAGTGCCAGGCGAACTTCATCTCCATCAAAGGCCCGGAGCTTCTGACAATGTGGTTCGGTGAATCGGAGGCGAATGTGCGCGACGTCTTCGACAAGGCTCGTGCTGCGGCCCCTTGCGTGCTCTTTTTTGATGAACTGGACTCCGTGGCCAAGTCCCGCGGCGCCcacggcgacggaggcgcgAGCGACCGCGTGATCAACCAAATCCTGACAGAGATGGACGGCATGAACGTCAAGAAGAATGTCTTCATTATCGGTGCGACGAACCGGCCAGACGTGCTGGACCCTGCGATCATGCGTCCTGGGCGTCTCGACCAGCTCATCTACATCCCATTGCCCGACAAGGCGTCTCGTGTGGCCATTATCAAGGCGAGCTTCCGTAAGTCGCCGCTAGCCTCCGACGTCGACGTGGATCAGattgccgccgccacgcacggcTTCTCCGGCGCCGACTTGTCTGGCATCTGCCAGCGCGCGTGCAAGATGGCAATCCGCGAGTCGATCAACAAGGAAATTCAgctcgaggagctgaagAAGATCGGGCAGTTGGACGAAAACGCTGATATCGACCCGGTGCCGGAGATCACGCGCGCTCACGTGGAGGAGGCAATGCGCGGTGCCCGCCGCTCCGTCTCTGACGCGGACATTCGGCGCTACGATATGTTCAAGACCTCCTTGCAGCAGAGCCGCACCTTCGGTGCTAGTAACCCGCCCCCAGCGGAGGCCGGTGCGCCTGCTGGCAgcggggcgccgccgccagcggacgacgacgacctcTACAGCtaa